The following are encoded together in the SAR86 cluster bacterium genome:
- a CDS encoding thermonuclease family protein has protein sequence MNLSLVLSLILLFAGGVSGEYLKDMSVTKVVDGDTVYASYKGKIHKIRLLEIDAPERDQPIGRESTEFLKELLKTKLIDADISGQDRYKRDLARIYVKGKDINRMMVSNGMAWVYDAHVTDKSFYTDQTLAQTNQLGVWSSSDAIPPWTWRKKRK, from the coding sequence ATGAACCTCTCCTTAGTCCTATCTCTTATATTGCTCTTTGCTGGCGGTGTTTCAGGAGAATATCTTAAAGATATGTCTGTAACGAAAGTAGTAGATGGAGATACAGTATATGCCTCTTATAAAGGTAAAATTCATAAAATAAGACTTCTGGAAATTGATGCACCTGAAAGAGATCAACCCATCGGTAGAGAATCAACCGAATTTTTAAAAGAATTATTAAAAACTAAATTGATAGATGCAGATATTTCGGGACAAGATCGTTATAAAAGAGACCTTGCAAGAATTTATGTAAAAGGTAAAGACATCAATAGGATGATGGTCTCCAACGGCATGGCTTGGGTTTATGACGCTCATGTCACGGATAAATCCTTTTATACAGATCAAACATTAGCTCAAACAAATCAATTAGGAGTATGGTCTTCAAGTGATGCAATTCCTCCTTGGACTTGGAGAAAAAAGAGGAAATAA